One genomic window of Punica granatum isolate Tunisia-2019 chromosome 1, ASM765513v2, whole genome shotgun sequence includes the following:
- the LOC116204951 gene encoding embryo-specific protein ATS3B-like yields MVKALVLLFCLAALCVSSQSRLISPAVSGPHVSRSFKLNSTQNAGSCTYTVRIKTSCSSTSYTRDQISLAFGDAYGNQVYAPRIDDPRTKTFERCSTDTFQISGPCTYQVCYVYLYRSGYDGWKPEMVTISGYYTKSVTFYYNTFVPNGVWFGFNHCGTYLASTPSSSSSSSSSAAAA; encoded by the exons ATGGTCAAAGCTCTGGTTTTGCTGTTCTGCCTTGCTGCTCTCTGCGTCTCCTCTCAATCAAGACTCATCAGTCCTGCAGTTTCAGGTCCCCATGTCAGCAGATctttcaagctcaactccacTCAG AATGCCGGAAGCTGCACTTATACAGTAAGGATAAAGACGAGCTGCTCTTCAACTTCCTACACGCGGGATCAGATCAGCCTTGCTTTCGGTGATGCGTATGGAAATCAG GTCTATGCACCAAGGATAGACGACCCACGTACAAAGACGTTTGAGAGGTGCTCAACCGATACCTTCCAGATATCTGGGCCATGTACATACCAAGTCTGCTATGTGTACCTCTACCGGAGCGGATATGATGGGTGGAAGCCTGAGATGGTCACTATATCCGGTTACTACACGAAGAGCGTCACCTTCTATTACAACACCTTCGTCCCCAATGGTGTGTGGTTCGGTTTCAACCACTGTGGGACCTACTTAGCATCAACGCCCTCGtcctcatcatcttcatcatcatcagcagcagcagcctAG
- the LOC116193018 gene encoding glycine, alanine and asparagine-rich protein-like gives MLPSPLRGSSSPLQGSSKTSEQFRVLADPNGGQISHFSAIFGYGNARFSLAVLRLSERGRYEEVVIVEAVAVSHGSGLSYGSRSGYGYGSDSGGSGGSGGGSGHGGSGSRYGSRSGYGNGSGGRRGEGGGSGGSGHKKAVLATALVT, from the coding sequence ATGTTGCCGAGTCCATTGCGAGGATCGTCAAGCCCATTGCAAGGATCGTCGAAGACTTCTGAGCAATTTAGGGTTTTGGCCGACCCTAACGGTGGCCAAATCTCCCATTTTTCAGCGATATTTGGTTATGGAAATGCTAGATTTAGCCTCGCCGTGTTGAGACTGTCCGAGAGAGGTCGATATGAGGAGGTGGTAATAGTGGAGGCTGTGGCGGTTTCACATGGCTCTGGATTAAGTTATGGTTCAAGAAGTGGATATGGATATGGTAGCGACAGTGGTGGTAGCGGAGGCAGTGGAGGAGGGTCAGGCCACGGTGGCTCTGGCTCGAGATATGGATCCAGAAGTGGATATGGAAATGGTAGTGGTGGACGAAGGGGAGAAGGTGGCGGAAGTGGAGGCTCAGGGCACAAGAAAGCGGTTTTGGCTACGGCTCTAGTTACATAA
- the LOC116198057 gene encoding ethylene-responsive transcription factor WIN1: protein MVQSKKFRGVRQRSWGSWVAEIRHPLLKRRVWLGTFETPEEAARAYDEAAVLLSGRNAKTNFPVAPCSGSRSLGESSSGLTTPLATSPLSAILSAKLRKSCKIASPSLTCLRLDTESSHIGVWQKRAGASQGSSDSNWIMTVELGNGDKNGTDDTSTTGPGSGPEAQEMWDHRETSGDDDDDGDVGLKEEERIALQMIEELLNRN, encoded by the exons ATGGTACAATCGAAGAAGTTCAGAGGTGTCCGGCAACGTTCTTGGGGCTCTTGGGTTGCTGAGATTCGCCACCCTTTACT GAAGCGGAGGGTATGGTTGGGGACTTTTGAGACCCCGGAGGAGGCTGCCCGGGCCTATGACGAGGCAGCTGTCCTCTTGAGTGGACGGAACGCGAAGACTAATTTCCCGGTGGCCCCATGTTCAGGCTCCCGGTCCCTCGGGGAATCCTCCTCAGGCTTGACCACCCCACTGGCAACAAGCCCTTTGAGTGCCATTCTGAGCGCGAAGCTCCGGAAGAGCTGCAAGATCGCATCCCCTTCCCTCACGTGCCTGAGGCTAGACACTGAGAGCTCCCACATAGGGGTGTGGCAGAAGCGGGCTGGGGCTAGCCAAGGCTCATCTGACTCAAACTGGATAATGACTGTTGAGCTTGGGAATGGTGATAAGAATGGGACCGACGACACATCAACCACTGGTCCAGGTTCAGGTCCAGAAGCTCAGGAAATGTGGGATCATAGAGAAACATccggtgatgatgatgatgatggcgATGTCGGGCtgaaggaagaggagagaaTTGCACTTCAGATGATTGAGGAACTCCTGAACCGTAATTAA
- the LOC116193301 gene encoding RHOMBOID-like protein 5 produces MGKKSKASPPQSLDLDIEKGPQCSSFSPRHHRHHKNQYASSPPLPPPPAGPDQWFPWLIPLIFMADIAIFVYTMYVNDCPAREGSRCTLFNPLGRFSFEPFKSNPMLGPSISTLEQLGGLERKLVVDNGESWRLVSCIWLHAGALHLAANMLSLIVVAISLEQEFGFLKIGVLYVLAGIGGSLLSTLSTSNGSSISVGASGALFGLLGAMLSELITNWTIYANKCTALITLVIVVVLNMAIGLLIPHVDNSAHIGGFVAGFLLGFVLLIRPQYGYVSRRYIPAGYDIKRKKSKHRAYQYILWVTALLLIVAGFSTGFAKVLNGQAIKKITF; encoded by the exons ATGGGGAAGAAGAGTAAAGCTTCTCCTCCGCAATCGCTGGACCTTGACATTGAGAAGGGGCCGCAATGCTCCTCCTTCTCTCCCCGCCACCACCGCCACCACAAAAACCAATATGCTTCATCCCCTCCTCTTCCACCGCCACCAGCCGGCCCAGATCAGTGGTTCCCATGGCTGATCCCCCTAATATTCATGGCCGACATCGCCATCTTCGTCTATACCATGTATGTCAATGACTGCCCCGCCAGAGAAGGGAGCCGCTGCACTCTCTTCAACCCCCTCGGTCGCTTCTCCTTCGAGCCCTTCAAGTCTAACCCAATGCTCGGCCCTTCAATCTCCAC GCTGGAGCAGTTAGGCGGCCTGGAGAGGAAACTGGTGGTGGACAATGGCGAATCATGGCGGCTTGTCTCCTGCATATGGCTCCATGCAGGAGCCCTGCACTTAGCCGCTAACATGTTGAGCCTGATCGTCGTAGCAATCAGTCTAGAGCAAGAATTTGGCTTCT TGAAGATTGGAGTTTTGTATGTGCTTGCTGGTATCGGGGGAAGCTTATTGTCTACTCTCTCAACCAGTAACGGCTCGAGCATATCTGTTGGGGCATCTGGAGCTCTGTTTGGCCTGCTGGGAGCAATGCTTTCCGAGCTCATCACGAATTGGACTATTTATGCTAACAAG TGTACGGCGCTCATTACTCTGGTGATTGTGGTTGTCTTGAACATGGCTATCGGATTACTGATACCTCATGTAGACAACTCGGCTCACATTGGAGGGTTTGTTGCCGGGTTTCTTCTTGGATTCGTCCTTCTAATCCGTCCCCAGTATGGATACGTGAGCCGGAGATATATTCCTGCTGGATATGACATAAAGCGGAAAAAATCCAAGCACAGGGCTTATCAGTACATTTTATGGGTCACGGCCTTACTGTTAATAGTCGCCGG ATTTTCCACGGGATTTGCAAAGGTGCTCAATGGTCAGGCGATCAAGAAGATAACCTTCTAG
- the LOC116193248 gene encoding TSET complex member tstD — MILAVLFANSVGNILVERFNGVPAEERLHWRSFLVKLGADNLKGVKNEELLVACHKSVYIVYTVLGDVSIFVVGKDEYDELALSEVIFVITSAVKDVCGKPPTERLFLDKYGRICLCLDEIVWTGLLENTEKDRIKRLIRLKPPTEF; from the exons ATGATCCTCGCAGTTCTATTCGCAAATTCCGTGGGGAACATCCTCGTCGAACG TTTTAATGGGGTTCCTGCTGAGGAACGACTGCATTGGCGCTCCTTCCTGGTTAAGCTGGGTGCAGATAACCTTAAAGGAGTCAAGAATGAGGAGCTTCTTGTAGCTTGCCACAA GTCAGTTTATATTGTTTACACGGTGCTTGGGGATGTCAGCATCTTTGTTGTGGGCAAGGATGAGTATGATGAACTTGCCT TGTCAGAAGTGATCTTTGTAATAACATCGGCCGTTAAGGATGTATGCGGCAAGCCTCCAACAGAGCGGCTTTTCCTGGATAAATATGGGAGGATATGCTTGTGCTTGGACGAAATTGTGTGGACA GGATTGCTGGAGAACACTGAGAAGGATAGAATCAAGAGATTGATTCGACTAAAACCTCCGACTGAGTTCTGA